One stretch of Legionella birminghamensis DNA includes these proteins:
- the purQ gene encoding phosphoribosylformylglycinamidine synthase I — MIRIGLIQFPGSNCERETALAIKRAKMEPVEFLWNEPLHKLETLDGYILIGGFSYEDRSRAGIIAALDPVLNDLKKQAHKGKPILGICNGAQILVESGMIPGYGEIALTENKRIKEGKILGTGFYNAWVNMRLDDKHQHNAFTRFLDSKTIIHLPVAHAEGRFIMPESLSRSLQEKGLCLFRYCDEKGQIIDDFPINPNGSLLNIAAISNEAGNVMAMMPHPERTENGDAIFHSMREYILNRIPANAHIPDRIPAAQTAGPTALPEIRLHPYHPQAGSKEYLIQLNITDNQALTVQKTLEKMGFPVKVKRFNHWEIFSESTETLQSVESSGVLFCERKEQIYRPSAYTEEDNIFSCLVRTREDLIGQQARQMLNAHHGIDAAIGIKHGVVWQFHSDTLPVSLFVNDILSTNIIGNRYAHEYFNYDFPLSGKNTR; from the coding sequence ATGATCCGCATCGGCCTGATTCAATTCCCTGGTTCAAACTGCGAACGGGAAACTGCTCTGGCAATCAAACGGGCGAAGATGGAGCCTGTCGAGTTCCTGTGGAATGAACCGCTTCACAAACTGGAAACACTGGACGGCTATATATTGATTGGCGGCTTTTCCTATGAGGATCGCTCCAGGGCAGGAATTATTGCAGCACTTGATCCTGTTCTGAATGACTTAAAAAAACAGGCTCATAAAGGAAAACCGATATTAGGAATCTGCAACGGGGCGCAGATTCTCGTCGAATCAGGCATGATTCCTGGCTATGGAGAAATCGCACTCACCGAGAATAAACGAATTAAGGAAGGCAAAATTCTAGGAACTGGATTCTATAATGCCTGGGTCAATATGCGCCTGGATGATAAGCATCAGCATAATGCATTTACCCGTTTTCTTGATTCTAAAACCATCATTCATCTTCCCGTAGCCCATGCCGAGGGACGTTTTATCATGCCTGAATCCCTGTCCCGGTCTCTACAGGAGAAAGGCTTATGCCTCTTCCGTTATTGCGATGAAAAAGGACAGATTATTGACGATTTCCCTATTAATCCCAATGGCTCCCTGCTCAATATAGCAGCCATTTCCAATGAAGCAGGCAATGTGATGGCCATGATGCCCCATCCAGAGCGAACTGAAAACGGCGATGCCATTTTCCACTCAATGAGGGAATATATTTTGAATCGAATCCCCGCGAACGCCCATATTCCGGACCGAATCCCCGCGGCCCAGACCGCGGGGCCCACTGCGCTCCCCGAAATACGCCTCCATCCCTATCACCCCCAAGCAGGCTCAAAAGAATACCTCATCCAGCTGAATATCACAGATAATCAAGCCCTTACCGTTCAAAAAACACTCGAAAAAATGGGCTTTCCTGTGAAAGTAAAGCGTTTCAATCACTGGGAAATTTTTTCTGAATCGACAGAAACCCTCCAGTCTGTTGAATCAAGCGGTGTTTTATTTTGCGAGCGCAAGGAACAAATTTACAGGCCTTCAGCCTATACTGAAGAAGATAATATTTTTTCATGCCTGGTAAGAACCAGAGAGGATTTAATTGGGCAGCAAGCCAGACAAATGCTCAATGCCCACCATGGAATAGATGCTGCCATTGGAATTAAACATGGCGTCGTCTGGCAATTTCATAGCGACACGCTGCCTGTCAGCCTGTTCGTGAATGATATTCTATCAACAAACATTATAGGGAACCGGTATGCTCATGAATACTTCAACTATGACTTCCCGTTATCTGGAAAAAATACGCGCTGA
- the purM gene encoding phosphoribosylformylglycinamidine cyclo-ligase produces MTSIDYKTAGVDVEAGNQAVRRIKSAVESTFSKQVLTGIGNFASMYDLKFLTENYQHPVLVQSIDGVGTKMMVARMMQKFDTIGIDLVSATANDIIVLGAKPLTLLDYIANDKLNPLIIEEIIKGMVTACRENGISLVGGEMAEMPGTYCPGELDLAGIITGVVEKDKAILGHSICEGDIIACFPSSGLHTNGYTLARKLFFDVSGYRVDSHFQDFDHSLGEELLTPHINYTQPIMHLLDNNIPIKGMAHITGGGLLENIPRVLPAGCAAEIDKNKIPRLPLFSLIRHLSRLEDQELYRTFNMGAGMVLIFAPETQAAIVEALKAFPDFPLYEIGQITKGNREVTLL; encoded by the coding sequence ATGACAAGCATCGATTATAAGACAGCAGGTGTTGATGTTGAAGCGGGAAACCAGGCTGTCCGCCGCATCAAAAGTGCTGTAGAAAGTACTTTTTCGAAGCAGGTTTTAACCGGCATCGGCAATTTTGCCTCCATGTATGATCTAAAATTTTTAACAGAAAATTACCAGCATCCAGTATTGGTACAAAGCATCGACGGTGTAGGCACCAAGATGATGGTAGCCAGAATGATGCAGAAATTCGACACCATTGGTATTGATTTGGTGAGCGCCACAGCAAACGATATCATTGTTTTAGGCGCAAAGCCGCTGACGCTATTGGATTATATCGCCAACGACAAGCTCAATCCTTTGATCATCGAAGAAATAATTAAAGGGATGGTAACCGCCTGCCGGGAAAATGGTATTTCATTAGTGGGCGGGGAAATGGCTGAAATGCCGGGAACTTACTGCCCGGGCGAACTTGATTTGGCAGGAATCATCACCGGCGTTGTCGAAAAAGACAAAGCTATTCTTGGGCACTCGATTTGCGAGGGCGATATTATAGCCTGCTTCCCGTCCAGCGGCCTTCATACCAATGGCTACACCCTGGCAAGAAAATTATTTTTCGATGTCTCCGGGTACCGGGTCGACTCCCATTTTCAGGATTTTGATCACAGCCTTGGTGAGGAATTATTAACCCCGCACATAAATTACACCCAACCGATTATGCACCTCCTGGACAACAATATTCCAATTAAAGGCATGGCTCATATTACCGGCGGCGGTCTGCTTGAAAATATTCCCCGCGTTTTACCGGCAGGCTGTGCTGCGGAAATAGATAAAAACAAAATTCCCAGGCTGCCCCTTTTCAGTTTGATTCGCCATCTCAGCCGTCTGGAGGATCAGGAACTCTATCGTACGTTTAATATGGGCGCAGGAATGGTTCTCATCTTCGCCCCTGAGACACAGGCAGCTATTGTTGAGGCATTAAAAGCATTCCCCGATTTTCCATTATACGAAATTGGGCAGATTACTAAAGGTAACAGAGAGGTCACTCTATTATGA
- the purL gene encoding phosphoribosylformylglycinamidine synthase subunit PurL: MTKTPDFFDFTLLSRDDIARLLNQFNIRLTVDEALTIQNSFLKRPPTYAECILWSIQGSEHCSYKSSRKHLKQFNTEGPHVILGPKEDAGIIAVAADRQGQRYGIVMSHESHNHPSQLVPYEGAATGVGGNVRDVCCMGAEVIAVADSLRFGSIDRAKTKWIQEGVVHGIAGYGNPLGIPNLAGDVAYDEGYNENCLVTLVTLGVVKEDQIIHSYAPLHAKDYVFILVGKPTDNSGFGGAAFASSTLNSEQENENKGAVQEPNAFLQRHILKANYAMFEQLRNDNLIAEVGFKDLGAGGIACASVELADASGFGAEIDLEKVPTGMPDLLPAVILCSETQERFMWVVPSHLADRFLEHYNVRFALPDICDGAQATVIGKLRLDDQYIVKYKDQTIVQAKASDITQGIVYSRPYEKQQRALDTTEIAPPEDYNQTLLQLLAHENIACRAPVYETYDKQVQGRTWFERGEAAAGVLTPFNEDKYPPEIRPTGVALAVGQNPAYCKIDAYWGAVNAVLETARKIVAVGAWPVALTDCLCFGNPEKPEQMSELIEAIQGIIDASRAIPVIDYPQYSLPIISGNVSLYNESLTSSIPPSPIISCAGAMPDARKAVTHSLQHPGSVIMLVGERKDECGGSVYYQLQQKLGEQLPKPDLEKAGLELIAVYQAIQEGLVLSASTISSGGIAASLAQMSFKNQIGVDVSLQETFAADKLLFSEAGGFLLEVSPGQVDDILNLFADYQLNPQIIGETTGTPWLKINSVIHLAIEDARSAWTNGLRKRLLS, encoded by the coding sequence GTGACGAAAACGCCCGATTTTTTCGATTTCACCCTGCTATCCAGGGATGATATCGCTCGGCTCCTGAATCAATTCAATATTCGTCTGACAGTAGACGAAGCACTAACCATCCAAAACTCTTTTTTAAAACGTCCCCCCACCTATGCAGAATGCATCTTATGGTCCATCCAGGGCTCAGAACATTGCTCTTATAAAAGCAGCCGAAAACACCTGAAACAATTTAATACTGAAGGTCCTCACGTCATTCTTGGGCCAAAGGAAGATGCAGGGATTATTGCTGTTGCCGCCGACAGGCAAGGCCAGCGCTATGGTATTGTAATGAGCCATGAATCCCATAACCACCCTTCCCAGTTAGTCCCCTATGAAGGGGCGGCAACCGGTGTCGGGGGAAATGTCCGGGATGTCTGCTGTATGGGCGCGGAAGTTATTGCTGTCGCTGACAGCCTGCGCTTTGGCAGCATTGATCGGGCAAAAACCAAGTGGATACAGGAAGGCGTAGTGCACGGAATTGCCGGCTATGGCAATCCTTTAGGAATTCCAAACCTTGCGGGTGATGTGGCCTATGATGAAGGGTATAATGAAAACTGCCTGGTCACTCTGGTTACTCTGGGAGTGGTCAAAGAAGATCAGATCATCCATTCCTATGCGCCGCTCCACGCAAAGGATTATGTCTTTATTCTGGTGGGTAAACCCACCGACAACAGCGGTTTTGGCGGAGCCGCTTTTGCTTCTTCAACCTTAAACAGCGAGCAGGAAAATGAAAATAAAGGCGCTGTACAGGAACCCAATGCCTTTCTGCAGCGGCATATCCTGAAAGCCAACTATGCCATGTTCGAGCAACTGCGTAATGATAATTTGATTGCAGAAGTTGGATTTAAAGATTTGGGTGCGGGTGGAATAGCCTGTGCCAGTGTAGAGCTGGCTGATGCCAGCGGCTTTGGTGCTGAGATTGATCTTGAAAAAGTTCCTACCGGGATGCCTGATTTACTCCCCGCGGTTATTCTATGTTCAGAAACCCAGGAACGGTTCATGTGGGTTGTACCCTCTCATCTTGCCGACCGGTTTCTCGAACATTATAATGTTCGTTTTGCTCTCCCTGATATTTGTGATGGCGCCCAGGCGACTGTTATAGGCAAATTACGGCTGGATGATCAATATATTGTTAAATACAAGGATCAAACCATTGTCCAGGCAAAAGCGAGCGACATTACCCAGGGCATTGTATACTCAAGGCCTTACGAAAAACAGCAGCGTGCTTTAGACACAACCGAAATTGCCCCGCCCGAGGATTATAACCAAACACTGCTTCAGCTATTAGCGCATGAGAATATTGCCTGCCGTGCCCCTGTTTATGAAACCTATGACAAACAGGTTCAGGGCCGCACCTGGTTTGAGCGAGGTGAGGCGGCAGCGGGTGTTCTTACACCCTTTAATGAAGACAAATACCCGCCGGAAATTCGCCCAACGGGTGTTGCCCTCGCAGTAGGGCAAAATCCAGCTTATTGTAAAATTGATGCGTACTGGGGAGCAGTAAATGCTGTCCTTGAAACTGCCCGAAAAATTGTGGCGGTTGGCGCCTGGCCTGTTGCCCTGACTGACTGCCTCTGCTTTGGCAATCCTGAAAAGCCGGAGCAAATGTCAGAACTCATTGAAGCAATCCAGGGCATCATTGATGCATCCAGGGCAATTCCAGTGATTGATTATCCTCAATATAGTCTTCCGATAATATCTGGCAATGTATCGCTCTATAATGAATCCCTTACAAGCTCCATCCCGCCAAGCCCCATCATTAGTTGCGCTGGCGCCATGCCGGATGCCCGCAAGGCCGTAACCCACTCTCTTCAGCACCCCGGCTCAGTGATTATGCTTGTCGGTGAGCGAAAAGACGAGTGCGGTGGCAGTGTTTATTATCAATTGCAACAGAAACTGGGCGAACAGCTACCCAAACCTGATTTAGAAAAAGCCGGCCTCGAATTAATTGCAGTTTATCAGGCCATACAAGAGGGTCTCGTACTCTCTGCTTCAACGATTTCAAGCGGGGGTATCGCAGCGAGTCTGGCGCAAATGAGCTTTAAAAATCAGATAGGGGTTGATGTTTCCCTGCAGGAAACCTTTGCTGCCGATAAATTACTGTTTAGCGAAGCTGGTGGTTTCCTGCTGGAAGTTTCCCCGGGACAGGTTGACGATATCCTTAACCTCTTTGCAGACTATCAGCTCAACCCGCAAATCATTGGCGAAACCACTGGCACGCCTTGGTTAAAAATTAACTCCGTAATTCATTTGGCTATCGAAGACGCTCGTTCTGCCTGGACAAATGGATTACGTAAAAGGCTATTATCATGA